A window from Staphylococcus succinus encodes these proteins:
- the murD gene encoding UDP-N-acetylmuramoyl-L-alanine--D-glutamate ligase, translating into MLTYTGLKDRNVLVIGLAKSGYEAAKLLHKLGASVIVNDGKDISQDSHAKDLENMGITVIGGEHPLSLLDNDPIIVKNPGIPYTVPLIEKAIEKDLKILTEVELSYLISEAPIIGVTGTNGKTTVTSLIGDMFQKSRVTGKVSGNIGYVASKVAQEVSKDDYLITELSSFQLLGIDQYKPHIAIITNIYSAHLDYHETLDNYQNAKKRVYENQTEDDYLICNYHQRQLIESESLKAKTYYFSTEQEVDGIYVKDGYIVFKGFRIIHKNELVLPGDHNLENILAAVLAALLAGVSVRAIIESLTTFSGIEHRLQYIGTNKTNKYYNDSKATNTLATQFALNSFEQPIIWLCGGLDRGNDFDELIPYMANVRVMVTFGETQSKFVKLGESQGKYVIQANDVEDAVDKIQGIIEANDVVLLSPACASWDQYNTFEERGDKFINSFKAHLPSF; encoded by the coding sequence TTGCTAACTTATACAGGTTTAAAAGATAGAAATGTATTAGTCATTGGATTAGCGAAAAGTGGTTATGAAGCAGCTAAGTTGTTACATAAACTAGGTGCAAGTGTGATAGTGAATGATGGTAAAGATATATCTCAAGACTCACATGCTAAAGACTTAGAAAATATGGGTATAACAGTTATTGGTGGTGAACACCCATTATCTTTATTGGATAATGATCCGATTATTGTCAAAAACCCAGGTATTCCTTATACAGTACCATTAATTGAAAAAGCAATAGAAAAAGATTTGAAAATTTTAACAGAAGTTGAGTTAAGCTATCTCATTTCAGAAGCACCAATTATTGGTGTTACAGGCACTAACGGAAAAACGACTGTAACGTCATTAATCGGAGATATGTTCCAAAAGAGTAGAGTTACTGGCAAAGTTTCAGGTAACATCGGTTATGTGGCATCGAAAGTAGCGCAAGAAGTATCAAAAGATGATTATCTTATAACTGAATTATCATCTTTTCAACTTTTAGGGATAGATCAATACAAGCCTCATATAGCAATTATTACTAATATCTATTCAGCGCATCTCGACTATCATGAGACGTTAGATAATTATCAAAATGCTAAAAAAAGAGTTTATGAAAATCAAACTGAAGACGATTATTTAATTTGTAACTATCATCAAAGACAATTAATTGAATCTGAGTCTTTAAAAGCAAAAACATATTATTTCTCTACTGAACAAGAAGTAGATGGTATTTATGTTAAAGATGGCTATATCGTTTTTAAAGGATTTAGAATAATCCATAAAAATGAACTAGTTTTACCTGGAGATCATAACTTAGAAAACATTTTGGCGGCAGTATTGGCAGCATTACTTGCTGGTGTATCAGTAAGGGCGATTATTGAAAGTTTGACGACATTCTCAGGTATTGAACATAGGCTACAATATATTGGCACGAATAAAACCAATAAATATTATAACGATTCAAAAGCTACGAACACATTAGCGACACAATTTGCTTTGAATTCATTTGAACAACCTATTATATGGTTATGTGGTGGTTTAGATCGTGGTAATGATTTCGATGAACTTATTCCTTATATGGCCAATGTAAGAGTGATGGTTACTTTTGGGGAAACGCAAAGTAAATTTGTGAAGTTAGGCGAAAGCCAAGGTAAATACGTGATTCAAGCAAACGATGTGGAAGATGCAGTTGATAAGATACAAGGTATTATTGAAGCAAATGACGTAGTCTTATTGTCACCAGCATGTGCAAGTTGGGATCAATATAATACATTTGAAGAGCGTGGAGATAAATTTATTAATAGTTTCAAAGCGCACTTACCGTCTTTTTAA
- the mraY gene encoding phospho-N-acetylmuramoyl-pentapeptide-transferase has translation MVYLLAIIALLITFILVPVLIPTLKKMKFGQSIREEGPQSHMKKTGTPTMGGLTFLISIIVTSILAIIFTDSSNPIILLLFVTLGFGLIGFIDDYIIVVKKNNQGLTSKQKFLAQIGIAVIFFILSQVFNLTDFSTGIHIPFIGIEVPLSIAYVIFIVFWQVGFSNAVNLTDGLDGLATGLSIIGFVMYAIMAYFQGATSIGLFCVIMIFALLGFLPFNLNPAKVFMGDTGSLALGGIFATISIMLNQELSLIFIGFVFVAETLSVMIQVTSFKLTGKRIFKMSPLHHHFELVGWNEKKVVTVFWTVGLISGLIGLWIGVN, from the coding sequence ATGGTTTATTTACTCGCAATCATTGCACTGTTAATCACGTTTATATTAGTCCCAGTATTAATTCCGACTTTAAAGAAAATGAAATTTGGTCAAAGTATTAGAGAAGAAGGTCCTCAAAGCCACATGAAAAAAACAGGCACGCCAACTATGGGCGGGCTTACATTTTTAATAAGTATTATTGTTACATCGATTTTAGCTATTATTTTTACAGATAGCTCAAATCCAATTATTTTATTACTATTTGTAACACTTGGTTTTGGTTTAATCGGTTTTATAGACGATTACATTATTGTAGTTAAAAAAAATAACCAGGGCTTAACAAGTAAGCAAAAGTTTCTTGCACAAATTGGAATTGCGGTTATTTTCTTCATTTTAAGCCAAGTATTTAATTTAACTGATTTTTCTACAGGTATCCATATTCCGTTTATAGGTATCGAGGTTCCACTTTCTATTGCATATGTGATATTCATTGTTTTTTGGCAAGTAGGCTTTTCAAATGCTGTGAATTTAACAGACGGTTTAGATGGATTGGCAACAGGGTTATCTATTATAGGATTTGTGATGTATGCCATCATGGCCTACTTTCAAGGTGCAACTTCTATCGGACTATTCTGTGTCATCATGATTTTTGCTTTGCTTGGGTTCTTACCATTCAATTTAAATCCGGCAAAAGTGTTTATGGGGGATACAGGAAGTTTGGCATTAGGTGGTATATTCGCTACAATCTCCATCATGCTTAACCAAGAATTGTCACTTATTTTTATAGGTTTCGTATTTGTTGCTGAAACGTTATCAGTAATGATTCAAGTAACATCTTTCAAATTAACAGGAAAAAGAATATTTAAGATGTCTCCGCTACATCATCATTTCGAGTTAGTTGGTTGGAATGAGAAGAAGGTAGTTACAGTATTTTGGACAGTTGGCTTGATTTCAGGACTTATTGGTCTATGGATTGGAGTGAATTAA